Within Dictyoglomus sp., the genomic segment GGAAAAAATATTGAATTAAAAACCATTGATCCAAAGGATAAAGAGAAGATATCAGCAAAGAAGAAAGAAATAGCAGAGATTTTGAGGAAATTAAGTGATACAAGAAAACAGTTAATAGAAGAAATAAAAAAGATTTTAAGTGAGGAACAGAGGAAGAAGCTGGATAAATATTTTAAATTTAGATTCCATCCTTGGGGTAAACTATGAGTAGAGAAATAGAAAAAAGTTTGGAGCTTAATAATGTTTCCTCTCAGCTCGATTCTCCTTTAGGCTGGGAGGAAAAGACTAATTTATCAGATAAAGCATTAATATCTTTAATTAAGTCTGGAGATAGAGAAGCTTTTAATATTTTAGTTAAAAGATATGAAAAAAAAGTTTTTAATATTTTATATTTACAATTAGGTCCCATAAGTGATTTAGAGGATTTAGCGCAAGAGGTTTTTATAAAGATATTTAAGAATATAAATAAATTTAGAGGGGAAGCTCAATTCTCAACATGGCTTTACAGGATTGTTTTAAATCTTAGTTATGACTACAAGAGAAAAAATAAAAATATCTTTTCTTTAGATGAAAATATTGATTACGAAAGTGAGGAAACTTTTGAAAATATTTTACCTACTTCAGAGGAAGATCCAGAAAAAGTCTTGGAGAGATTAGAGGTTCAAAGAAAAATAAGAGATGCTATAAAAGGTTTATCAAAAGAGTATCAAGAAGTAATAATATTAAGAGAATTTGAGGGTTTATCCTATGAAGAGATAGCAAAGGTTCTAAACTGTCCAGTAGGAACAGTAGAATCTCGATTATTTAGAGCAAGAGAAGAGCTTAGAAAGAAACTAATAAAGGAGTGGAAAGAGTCGTGAAATGTAAAGAAGCAAAAAGATTGATTTCTCTATATATTGACGGAGAAATTCCTCCTGATAAGAGGTTTGAATTGGAGGAACATCTGAGCAATTGTTTTTATTGTAAAAGAGAGTTAGAAGAACTAATATTTATAATTAGAGAAATTCACAAGCTTCCTAAAGTAAAATCTTCTCTTAATTTTGTTGATAGCCTTTGGTATAGATATCAGGAAGAAAAGACAAGACAAAGGAGTTTTAAAAAGCTAATTTTTATTGTGAGCCTAGTTTTTACTTTGATATTTATTTTCCTTTTATCTCAAAAGATTTGGATTCCTAAATCAGAACCTCAAGAATTGCAAACTTTCTATGAAATCCATAGTAAGTGGAAGAGAAATTTCATCTTTGAAGAACCCTTTGTGGATTTTGTTTTGTATCAGAATAGATAGGAAAGATGAAAAAAATAATTTTTGTTATTCTAATTATTTCTTTTTCTTTTTCTCTCTCGACTTTTGATATTCTTCAAGAGGCTTTAGAAAAAGATGGCAAGATCTCTCTTCAGGGAATAGAAATAAATATTTTTTACGATGAAAATGGGATGCCTAAAATTTCTATCTCAAGAGTAATATATGGAGGAAATTATAAGTTAAGAAGGGAATATCTAGCTCCTTCACTCTTTCTGGGAAGAATAATTATTGATGATGGAGTTAAAAAATTTGAATACATTCCAAATCTCAGAAGATTAATTATTTCCACTTCAGGCTTTATAAATGATTCTAGAGAAATAAAAAAAAGGATAGAGCTTATTAAAAAGAACTATAAAATTCTAAATTTGGGGATAGAAACTATAACGGATAGAAAAGCAATAGTAATACTATTGGTTTCAAAATATACCAATTTGCCTGTTCTTAAATTGTGGATTGACATAGAAACTTATTTTATCCTAAGAAAGGACAAATACAACAGTGATGGAAAACTACTTTCTAGAACCTTTTTTAGTGAGATTAAATATGGAGAATCCTATCCTAATTCTCTTTTTAAGCCCGATCCTCTATGGAAAACAGAGAATGTTATTAATGAACCTATATTTAAAGAAATTGATATTAAAAGTTCTGGAGAGATACCCTTAGAACTTCCCTTGGGATATGTTTTAGAAAAATTGTTTTTAATTCCTCAAGTAGAAGATTTTATTATTTACTATTATAGATATACTGATGGTTTAAATACTTTATCTTTCTTTAAAACAAATATTCCTTTAAAGAAGATTAGGGAACCAATAAAAGTAGGTAGCTTTAAAGGAATGTTAGAAGAGTCTCTTTTTTGGAAATCTTTTATGTGGCAGGATGAAATCTGGACTTATTTCTTAATTGGAGATATTCCTTATAATAAAATTGAAAATTTTCTGAAAAAACTCTTTCCTTGATAAAACAGCTTCCTTTACATAATTTACATTTTCTTTTTCCATGTTCCACTATTAAAGCATGATATTCATTAAATAATTGATATATTGGAAAAAGAAAATTTTGAAATAAACTTTGCCATTGTTCATAGGATAACGAAAATTCTAAAATACCAAGACAAGAAAAAATCTTTCTTGTGTAGTTATCAATAACGAAAACAGGTCGGTTAAAAGCATATAGAAGAATAGAATCAACTGTTTCTTTTCCCAAACCAGAAATTGATAAGAGTTTTTCTCTCAAGAGAAAAGTGGTTTCTTTCGAAATTTTGTCAAGTTTTCCGTCATAGGATTTAAATAGAAAATCTAAAAAATTTTTAATCCTTCTTGCTTTTATTTTATAAAAGCCACAGGGTCTTATTAAATCTTCTAATTTTTCAAGGGAAATATAATACAATTTATCGGGATCAAGAAGTTTTTTGTTTTTAATGTTGGCTATAGCTTTTTCTACGTTATTCCAGTTAGTGGCTTGAGTTAAAATTGCACCTATAATTACTTCAAAGGATGAATCTGCAGGCCACCAGTACTGAGGACCATATTTTTCAAATAATATTTTAAAGATTTCCTCTATGAGGTTCAATGCCTAAAATGTCTAATATTTATCATAACTAGTATAATTCCTAATTCTTCTGCTTTTTTAATGACTTCCTCATCTCTTATAGAACCAGAAGGTTGAATAATTGCCTTTATTCCATATTTTCCTGCCAATTCTATGGAGTCAGGAAAAGGAAAGAATGCATCTGAGGCAAGATATGCATCTTTTGCCTTTTCTCCTGCTTTTTCTAAGGCAATTTTTACTGAGTCGACTCGATTCATCTGTCCTGCCCCAATACCAAGAGTAGTTTTATTCTTACTTACTACAATGGCGTTGGATTTTGTATGTTTTACTACTTTTAGTGCAAAAATAAGTTCTTCTAAATCTTTTTCATTGGGTTTTTTAGAAGTTTTGACTTCATATTCATTTATAAGAGAATTATTAAATTCTTGAATTAGAAATCCTGTTTTGAGGGATTTTATCTCCCATGGATTTTTATTATCTTCTTTATATATAAGTACCCTTAAATTCTTTTTCTTTTCAAATATTTTTCTTGCAGATTCAGTAATATTCTTTGCAATAATAACTTCAAAAAAGTATTTACTCATTTCTATTGCACATTCATCATCTATGGTAAAATTACAGGCGACAATTCCACCGTATGCAGATATGGGATCTGACTCGTATGCTTTTCTAAAGGCAGATACTGGATGGGAAGACTCGGAAACACCACAAGGATTATTATGTTTTATAATTGCACAAGCAGGTTCTGAAAATTCTATTATTAAATTCCAGGCGGAATCTAAATCCAAGAGATTATTATAGGAAAGCTCCTTTCCTTGTAGTTTTTCCCAAGGCATTTTTTGATAAGGAAGAAGATAATAACTTGCCTTTTGATGAGGATTTTCTCCATATCTTAAGTCTAGTTCTTTTTTTAAAGAAATATTTATAATATCAGGAAAATCATTAGAAAGGAAATTTGTTATAATTTGGTCATAGAAACTTGTATAAGAAAAAGCCTTGATGGCCAGTTTCTTTCTGAATGTTTCATCTATTTGATTGTTTTTAAGTCTTTCTATTACTTCTTGATAGTCTTCAGGTGAAGAAATTACTAACACATAGGGATAATTTTTAGCACTTGCTCTTAAAAGACTAACTCCTCCAATATCAATATTCTCTAAAACCTCTTCCATAGTAACGTCTTTCTTTTTTATTACTTCAGAAAAGGGATATAAATTACAGACTACGATATCAATTAAAGGAATATTATTCTTGCGGAGTTCTTCTAAATCTTCTTCTTTGTTTCTTCGTGCTAAAATTCCTGCAAAAATTTTAGGGTGTAATGTTTTTACTCTTCCTCCAATTAGTTCTGAAAAACCAGTAAATTCAGAAATTTCGTGAACAGGAATATTTTCTTTTAATATTTCCTTTGCAGTAGAATGAGTAGCTATAATTTCATATCCTAAGTTATATAATTCTTTTGCAAAATTTCTTATTCCTTCTTTATTATATACACTAATTAAACACCAAGGCATAGTCTATTGTTTCTTAAATTCCTCAGGATTTATATTTTGCAAAAATTTTTCTAATTCCTCATCAGAAGCATATTCTTCAATAATACCTGCTTCATCAAAAACTTGAGACTCTACATATATGGGGGACTGTGTTCTCAAAGCAAGAGCCATAGCATCACTAGGTCTTGAATCAATTTCAATAACTTTATCTCCATCTTCAAGAAAAATAGTTGCATAAAAAGTTCCTTCTTTTAAACTGTGAATCAATATCTTTTGTACTTTTATTTTTAAATTATCTAAAATATTTTTAATTAGGTCATGAGTTAGAGGCCGAGGAGTACTAACTTTTTCAAGAGCAATGGCAATGGCATTTGCTTCAAAGGGACCAATCCATATAGGAAGTAATTTTTTTCCTTCTTTTTTTTCTTTTAAAACTACTACAAATTGATTTGTCTGAGGATCTAAATTTAAACTTAATATATATGCTTCAAGCATCATTATAATCACCTCTTTTTTACTTTTTACTTTATCTTACCTTAAATCTCTTTCTTTGTAAATCATGTTATAATTTCAGTCATATGATTAAAGGGAAAGAAATAAAAGGGATATTTATATTAACTTTAGTAACTTTAATATGGGGAAGTACCTTCTCTATGTCAAAAATATCTCTCCAGTACGTATCGCCTATAATTCTGCTTTCATTAAGATTTACTCTTGGTACTATTTCTCTTTTTGTTTATCTCTTATTTTTTTCAAAAAATAATTTTAAAATAACAAAATCAGGAATAATTTTGGGTGTTATAAATTTTTTAGCTATTGCCTTTCAAACCTTTGGTTTAAAATATACATCTGCAACAAAAACAGCCTTTATTACAGGGATCTCTGTCCTTTTTGTTCCTTTTGGTGAAAAAATTTTATTTAAGAATAAAATATCTAAAAATGTTTGGATAGCGGTAGTTTTAGCTATTTTAGGACTTTTCTTTTTAACAGTTGATTTTAAAGAGCTGTCAGAGATAAATATAGGAGACTTTTTAGTTCTTTTATGTGCTATTACCTATACATTGCAAATTCTTTTTATCTCCTATGTTGTCCATAAAGCGGATATATCTAATCTTGCCTTTGTAGAATTATTAATAACATCTCTTCTATCATGGTTCTTTGCTATTCCAGAGATATATAATTTATCTTTTGAAAATTTAGTTTTTGCTTTTCCTCCTATTTTATATCTTGGAATAATCGCTACTGCTTTAACTTTAACTTTACAGCTTTTAGGACAAAGATATCTCTCTCCATCTAAATCTGCAATAATCTATAATCTTGAACCTGTTTTTGCTTTTTTATTTGCAAGAATTTTTTTGAATGAAAGATTAAAAATAGGGCAGGGGATAGGAGCGATTTTAATAATTCTTTCTCTTTTCCTATCCCTGCCTCAATTTTCTATTTTAAATAAGAAGAAAAGGGGATAACTTTAGTTAGAATATAAGTCAAGAAAGAATTTATTCCTGCTTTTATTAAATTAAAGGGAATAATTACAGGAACTATTAAAGCCAAAACTTCTTTAACGGAAACCCCAAGATAAATTGGAGTAAATATTAAATTTGCAATGGACATTACTCCTGCCATAGATAGAGTCCCTAATATGAGAGGGATTTCCAATTTTTTCATTCTTTTAAAGAAAAGGCCAGCAACACTAATTAAAGTTCCTGTAGCAATAAAATGCATCAGGGCACCAATGGGACCACCTTGTCCTGTAATCAATGCCATAAGAATTGATACAATTAGAGTTGCTAATAATCCTTCAAATACTCCTATATAGAGAGCAACAATTAATAAAGGAATATCTCCTGGATCGTATAAAAGATAGGAAGCTTGGGGAAGAATTGGGAAATAGATGGTGATAGATAAAATTAAGGAAATACCAGTAAACAGCGATACTAATACTAGTTTTTTAGTACTCATCTTATCTAACCTCCTTTAAAAAAATTTATTAAAAAAAAGCCCCAAGGTAAAAACCTTGGGGCAACTTTTTCTTCTTCAAAAATTTAAGCTACCTTCTCCCATCCGGACTTTACCGTCGGCTCTGGATTCTCACCAGATCTGCAAGCTTTTCGCTTGCTCGCAGGCTTAGATACCCTCTAATTAGGGTATCATCACTGCCGGTCGGGAATTGAAGGTATTAAAACCTTCTCACCCTGCCCCGAAGGTAGTTTACCTTATTTGAAGTCAATTTTTTAAATTTCTAAGGAAAGTTCAGAAGGATAAGCTACAACTCCTACCGTTCCTGGTCCACCATGAACACTTAATGCTGCACCTAGTTTTGATATTATAACATCCTTTACTGCAAATTTTTTTGAAATTTCTTCTTTTAATTTTTCTAGTTCATTATATACTCCTGCATGTACTAAACCAAGATTTAATAAGGTTTTTTCTTTAAAAAATTCCTGCATAAGACTTACAATTCTTTTATAGGCCTTTAATCTTCCATGAGCTTTATCTAATGCAAAAATTACTCCTTCCTCATCAATAGAGAGTATAGGATTAATATTTAAAGCTTCTGCTAAAAGAAATTTTGCTTTGCCGATTCTTCCTCCTGCTGCTAAATATTTGAGAGTATCACTAGTTAAAGCATGAAAAATTCTTTTTCTTAATTTTTTAATATGCTCTATAGTTTCTGGAATCTTCCAACCTTTTAAAGATGCCTTTGCTGCTTCCATCACTAAAATTCCTGTACCAAGAGATACAGATTTGGAATCAAAAACCTCTATTTCTGCTTTTGGATTTTCCTCTTTTATTATATTTTTGGCATTAAAAGCAGACTGAAAAGCTCCACTTCCCCAAGAAGTTATGTGAATACTTAAAATTGATTTTCCCAAATCTATAAGTTTTTTAAATAACTCATAATATTCTCCAACTCCAGGGCATGCAGTCTTAGGTAAGTTATTCACATTGTTTTTTAAATATTCCCAAACTTCTTCTGAAGTAATATCTACTTTCTCTTTGTATTCTTTATTATTCATATGTATATAATAATGGACAATATTTATTCCATATTTTTCTACTAATTCATCGGGAATATCAGAAGTTGTATCTGTTATCACACTGAAACTTTCTTTTGTTTCCACTTTAACCTCCTAAGCTATATTTTTCATTATAAAATATATAGTCTCTTTTTGTAAATATATTCTTCTACTAAAGGAGGAACTAAATATCTTATTGACCTTCCCATTCTAATTCTTTCTCTTATCTCTTGAGCAGAAATGGGGAAATATGGAAAATCAAAAAACAATATTTTTTCTTTATATTTCTCAATAAAATCTTCTAAATCCATGTTGAAGTTTTCTTCACCCCTTTTTCCTACAATTAATCTGCATAGATTTATCACTTTCTCAGGATTCTTCCATGATAAAAATTGACTAAAGGCATCGCTTCCTAAAAGGAGAAATATTTCTTTGTCTCTATAAAGATTTTTTATTTCTTCTAAGGTATCGACAATATATGATCTTCCTTCTCTTCTAATTTCAATATCGGAAACTTCAAAATAAGAAACATTAATTGTTGCTAATAAAACCATTTCATACCTTTCTATTTCTGAGGCTAAAGGAATATTTCTATGAGGAGGAATTTTATTAGGGATAAAGATTATTTTTTCTAAGTTAAAATTCTCTTTTGCGGATTCTGCAAACCATAAATGTCCATTATGAATTGGATCAAAGGTTCCACCTAAAATCCCAATCTTATTACTCATTTTCAAGTATTAATTGAGAATGAGGAAAAGAATAGTATTTAAAAAAATAATTTCCAATTTTTATTAATTCTCCGTCATTGACTTTGTTTTTACGTATAAGTTTTAAAATGCCTCTTCTACGAATATAGTTTATAAAATAACTTTGTGCTTGAAAATCATAAAGATTTAACCTGTTTGCCAAGCTTGTTGATTTTGGATCATTAAGAATCCAGAAATTGTCCTCTTTTTGAAGTGAAATTACATCCTCTTTTAGGTCTTCTTTTTCTTTTATCTCTATCATCTGAGGAACCTCTAAAACTTCCTTTAAGTTCTCCCAAACTAATTTAACAAATTCCTCTAAATTTAATTTAAATTTAGCGGAAATAAAAATAAAGGGAAAATTCAATTGAGATAACCAATTTTTAATCTCATCTAAATTTTTTTGAGTTTCAGGAAGATCAATTTTGTTAATAGCAATAATTCTTTTTTTGTCTAGTAGTTTTGGATTATAAAGTCCCAATTCTTTTTCAAGAATAGAGTATGCCTTTTGGGGTGGATTTATTTCATCGCTTCCATCAAGAAGAAATATTAAAAGATGTGTTCTTTCAATATGTCTTAAGAATTCGTGTCCCATTCCTTTCCCTAAATGAGCTCCTTCAATAAGACCTGGTATATCTGCAATGGTAAAGCTAAAATCTTCTCTTTGGACTACTCCTAAATTAGGAAACTTTGTAGTAAAAGGATAATCTCCAATCTCAGGATGGGCTGAGGTTATTTGGGAAAGAAGGGTTGATTTTCCAGCATTAGGAAGTCCTACTAGTCCGACATCTGCGATAATTTTTAATTCTAAATATATCCACCTTTCTTCTCCTTTTTCACCTTTCTCTGCAAAATAGGGGGTTTGTCTCGTTGAAGTAGCAAAGGAAGAATTTCCTCTTCCTCCTTTTCCTCCTTTTGCAACAGTTACTCTTTGTCCAGGATAAACGAGATCTTCAATAAGTTCATTGGTTTCAGCATCAAAAACTAAGGTTCCTATTGGGACTTTTATAATTAAATCCTTTCCGTTCTTTCCATTTTGCTTCTTTCCTTTTCCATGGGAACCTTTTTCTGCGATGAAGTGTCTTTTATAGTAAAAATCTAAAAGAGTATCCAAATTTTCATCCGCCTCAAGAATTACATCTCCACCTTTTCCCCCATCTCCACCATCAGGACCCCCTTTGGGAGTAAACTTTTCTCTTCTAAAAGAAACACACCCATTCCCCCCGTCTCCCCCTTTTACAAAGATTTTTACTTTATCTATGAACATTTATTGAATTGGTATCACATTAACTATCTTTTTTCCTTTTTTAATGGAAAATTTTACAATTCCAGGAGCTAAGGCAAAAAGAGTATGATCTTTACCCATTCCAACATTTAATCCAGGATGAAATTTTGTTCCCCTTTGTCTAATAATAATGTTTCCAGGATATACAATTTCATCCTGAAATTTTTTAACTCCTAACCATTTAGGATTACTATCCCTTCCATTTCTGCTTGCTCCACCAGACTTTTTATGAGCCATTTATATCACCTCTTTATTGAATTTCAATATTTTGAATTGCTAATCTTGTAAAGGGTTGTCTGTGTCCATATTTTCTTCTATAATGCTTTTTTCTTTTAAACTTAAAAACTATTACCTTAGGATATTTATCCTGTTTTAAAACTTTTGCAGTAATTTTTACTCCCTCTAAATAAGGCTTTCCTATCAATACTTCGCCATCTTTATTTAAAAGAAGAATTTTATCTAAGATAACCTCTTCGCCCTCTTTTGCATTTATCTTTTCCACCTCAATTATACTTCCAACAGACACTTTATACTGTTTTCCTCCTGTTTCTACAACTGCAAACATCTATTCCCTCCTTCAAATTTATTTTTCTTATGTAAAATTCAGACAATACAATTTATCATTTTAAAAATCTTTTTGTCAAGATTAATTTTAGAATTAATGATGTCCCTTGAGATAATCTTAAAAATTTTTTAAACTTTTATCTTATAAATCCTATGATATAATTGACAGAGTAATAAAGAAAGAGATAAAGAAGGGAGGAATATAATATGTCAAGAAAGTGTGATATTTGCGGAAAGGGTCCTTGGGTAGGATTACAAGTGAGCCATTCCCATAGAAGGACCAAAAGAAGATGGCTTCCAAACATTCAAAAGGTTAAAGCAGTGGTTAATGGAAAAATTACAACTCTAAAGGTTTGTACGAGATGTCTTAAAGCAGGAAAGGTAGTAAGGGCAGTGTAGCGCCATGGGAGAAAAAATTAAGGATATCATAGATTTTATAGTAGAAAAGGAAAAAGAGATAGAAAATAGCATTGAATCTGCTAAGAATTACTGGTCCTCCTGGCTTCGAAATGAGATTTTTCGTTGGGAAGAAGAAGAAAGAAGGATAATGGAAGATTTTGAGAAATATTTAGAAGAATTTTCAGAAAAGAAAAGATTAGAAATAAAACAAAAAGAAGAATTATTAGAGAAAGAATTTCAAAGACAAAAAGAGGAATATAAGAAGAAATTAGAAAAAAATTATTCAAAAGCTTTAGAATTTTTATGGAAAAAGCTTGGAGAATAAGCTATGGCAATTGTTTCTTTAAAAAGATTTTGGATTGCAGTTTCTAAAGAGAATGAGGAAAAATTAGTATCTTTACTTAAAGATTATTCTCTAGTTCACTGGGAGGATCTTTCTCCTGAAGAATCTTCTCTAGACTCTGAATTTTCAGTTATTATAAATAAGTTAGAAGAAATAATAAAACTTCTTTTTAAAATTTTTCCTGAAAAGAGGGGTTTTTTAGAAGGGTTTTTTGGAGGAAGACCTGAAATATCGAAGGAGGAACTAGAAAAATTAAGAAAAGAAGTTAATTGGGAAGATTTATATAAGAAAGCAAAAAATATAGAGAGGTCATTGATTCTATTAGAAGAAAAGGAAAAATTTCTTCAAACTTTATATGAAGAAACTCTCTATTGGGAAGATTTAGATGAATCCTTAGATTTTTCAAGAAATTTAAAAAGATTTTTGTTTTATAGCGGTAGTTTTTTAAAAGAAAATTTTGAGAAATTTAAAGAAGAATCCAGGGAAATATTAGATAGAGGCTGGATAAAATATTGGGAAAAAGAAAAGCAAATAAAATGTATCTTTATAGTTCTAAAAGAAGATAAGGATAAGATAGAAAATCTATTGCAAAAATATAAATTTGAGTTTCATAGAATTCCATACTTACGAGGAAAACCTTCGGAAAATATAGAGAGAATAAAGAAATATTTTGAAAAATTAAGAAAGGAATTAGAAGAAACCTTAGAATCCGCAAAGGAACTCTATGACAAAAAACACAATTTATTAGCATGGTATGATTATTTTTATATAAAATCTCAGGAAAAAAATTTTAAAAATTTTAGTTTTGATAGTAAATATTTTGTAGTTTATTCTGGATGGATTCCTACGAAAATTAAGGAAAAATTTGTTAATGAATTGAAAGAAAAACTTGGAGATTTCGTTTGGGAAGAAAGAGAGCCTTTACCTGAGGAAGAGCCACCTGTTCTTCTTGAAAATCCTAAAATTTTTAAACCCTTTGAATTTTTAACAAAGCTTTATGGTTTACCTCCATATAGGGCTTTAGATCCTACGCCTTTTACAGCTCCCTTCTATCTCCTTTTCTTCGGAATTTGTGTTGGAGATTTTGGTTACGGTTTATTACTTCTTCTTTTCTCTTTATGGATAAAGAAAAAATTTAAACCTGAAGGCTCTGCTAAAGAATTAATGGATTTACTTTCAGTCCTAAGTATTCCTTCTATAATTGTAGGAATAATTACATGGAGCTTTTTTGGAAATCAGATATTTTTAGGACCTGATGGAAAATTTCTTGGAGTTCTTCCCATAATTAATCCCTCGGTAGATTTGATAAAAGCCTTGAGTATAGCTTTGCTTATTGGAATAGTTTCTCAATTTTATGCTTTAATATTAAGATTTATTTCTTCTTGGAAAAAGAGAGATTATGAATCTGCATTATTTGATGCACTTTTATGGATTATCTTTTTAGGCTCTATATTGTTCTATGTTTATTCAAGATTTCAAAATATCTCTTCATTGGGTCTTATTAGATATCTACTAGTGCTGAGTCTAATAGGCTTAATTTTAACTCAAGGTAGAGAATATAAGGGAATTGTAAGAATTATTGTAGGTTTGATAAGTATTTATGGAATATTAGGGGGATATGGGATAACCTCTTTTATAGGAGATATTCTTTCCTACTCTCGTCTTTTTGCTCTCAATTTAGTAAGTTCAATTTTTGGATTTGTTATTACTCAACTTTCTGAGATGGTAGGAAACATTCCTTTTCTCGGATGGATCTTGTTTAGTATTATCTGGATTGCAGGACAACTTTTAAATTTCATTTTAAGTGTGTTAGGCGCTTTTGTTCATTCTACTCGTTTACAATTTCTTGAGATTTTTGGTAGATTTTATTCATCCGGCGGAAGAAATTTTAAGACTTTTAAAATAGATGGAAAATACTTTAAACTAAAAGAATCAAGATAGGAGGTAAAGGGTATGTTAGGATTAGCTATTGCCTTAATTGGGGCTGCTTTAGGTGCGGCTCTTGCTGCTGCTGGCTCTGGTAAAGGAGTTGGAATTGCAGGAGAATCAGCTGCTGGAGTTTTAGCAGAAAAGCCAGAGCTTTTTGGAACAGTGTTGATTCTTCAAGCTCTTCCAGGAACTCAGGGTTTTTATGGTTTTATTTCTGCTTTTTTAATCTTATTAAGATTGGGAATTCTTGGGGGAAAATTGCCAGAGTTAACTATCGAACAAGGCCTTTTAGTTTTTGCAGTTAGTATTCCTATAATGTTTGGAGAATTTGTTAGTGCCATATGGCAAGGAAGAGCTAGTGCAGCAGCATTACAGATGGTAGCTCAAAAACCTGAGACTTCGGGACAAGCAATTATTATCCCTGCATTAGTTGAGACTTATGCTATTCTTTCTTTAATAACTTCTATAATATTCTTATTCTATGGAGTGAAAATATAAATGGGTTTAGATAAGATTGTAGAAAGATTAGCAAAGGAAAAAGAGGAAAAAGTTTTAGAAATTAAAACTAAGACAGAAAAAGAATTGGAAAAAATTTTGAAAAAAAGAAAGGAAGAACTTGAACTTTGGAAGGAAGAAAGAAAGAAAAAAATAGAAGAAGCTTTATTGAATGAAGAAAATATTGCGTTAGCAAAAAAGAGACTACAATTTAAGGATGAATTATCTTTATTGGAAAACCAGATGATTTTGAGATTAAAAGAAGATGTTTTAAATAAGTTTCTTTCTCTTAATAAAGAGGAATATCAAAAGTTCTGGGAGAGACTTTTGAGTAAAGAAGGAATAGAATCAGGAGAGATTATCTTAGCGAAAGGAGAAGAGAAATTAGACATAAAAGAACTTTGTGAAAAATTTAAATTAATTTATAAAGAAGAAAGATATGAAGGAAAAGCAGGATTAATGGTTAGAAAAGGAAATATTATCGAAGACTTAACTCTGGAAAATATTATTGATGAAAAAATAAAAGAAAATATTTTAGAGTTGGCAAAAATATTACGAGGGGAATAAATGAGTTATCAAAAATATCTTTTCATATCTACTAACTTAAAAGCAAGAACTTCAAAATTTATAGAATCTACTCTCTTTTCATGGCTTAAGGAGGCAGGATGGGAAGAAATTGAGGATTGGTTAAAAAATTCTCCTTACAATTTTCTACTAGATAGAGAAGATTG encodes:
- a CDS encoding V-type ATP synthase subunit K, translated to MLGLAIALIGAALGAALAAAGSGKGVGIAGESAAGVLAEKPELFGTVLILQALPGTQGFYGFISAFLILLRLGILGGKLPELTIEQGLLVFAVSIPIMFGEFVSAIWQGRASAAALQMVAQKPETSGQAIIIPALVETYAILSLITSIIFLFYGVKI
- a CDS encoding V-type proton ATPase subunit E yields the protein MGLDKIVERLAKEKEEKVLEIKTKTEKELEKILKKRKEELELWKEERKKKIEEALLNEENIALAKKRLQFKDELSLLENQMILRLKEDVLNKFLSLNKEEYQKFWERLLSKEGIESGEIILAKGEEKLDIKELCEKFKLIYKEERYEGKAGLMVRKGNIIEDLTLENIIDEKIKENILELAKILRGE